Within the Eucalyptus grandis isolate ANBG69807.140 chromosome 1, ASM1654582v1, whole genome shotgun sequence genome, the region CCTCGCATCAACATTCACTGCCAACCCAGCAACATCAGAAGATTCGATATATGGCTCATGGAGGTTTTTCAAGGAAAGCAAGGCTTACCGGAGCAAGAACTTGCCTCAACCGTATTTTGGAACATCTGGAAATCTCgaaacaaatttatcttcagaGCAAAACCCCCTCAAACAGCAGATCTTGTCGACCTTGCACAAGAACATCAACGCAATTTCAGCAGATGACAAATCAGAACAAAGGCAAACCCTAAAATCCACAACGAACTTGGTCAATGGAAGCCGCCGGAGGGGGATGCGTTGAAGCTCAACGTCGACGCTTCGTAGCTCCCAAGAGAGTTCCTCTGTTCAACCGCCGGAATCATCCGCGACTCGAAGGGGATGGTGGTTGCGGGATTTGCTTGTGAAGCTAGGGCTTCCTCACCCACACAAGCcgaagccctctctctcttgcacGGGTTGAAGTACTTGAAGGAAAAAGCTTATTCCCACGTGAAGCACTTCTCGACTCAACCGGTTAGATGGGTATGTGAAAGTAATAATCTGACTTTGGTTGAGATGGTGTTGGGCCGGGCCGAACCCCCATGGAATTTAAAGGAAATTGCTGAAAGTTGCCGAGACATGATGAATCTTTGCAGTCCAGTCCAGGTCTTATATGTTCCACGCGAAGCAAATCGAGCGTCTGATTGGGTCGCAAGGTCTCACCGTGCAAAGAAGCTTCCTGTTAATTGGGTGAGTCATCCTCCCCCTCCTCTATCGGAAATTATATGTTCCGAATTTTACCCATGGATGTCGTGTAAGACTTTTACACTCTTATGAATGAATGAAGTATCCtcttttccgaccaaaaaaaaaaaaaaaaaaaaaaaaaactaaggcAAAGCAATTGTAGTGCCCCTTAAATTTAAATGTTTATTGGTAGAATTcaacaaaattatcaaaaaaatcctagacctattacatttgtgccaatttaatcctaaacatgtTGGCCAATGAGGGTGAGGAGGCCCTTGCCCCGCCCAGACTAGGCAAGTGCCTAGCGACCCTTGCCAATGGCCAACGagggttataaaaaaaatggaaagaaaaaaagtagacaaaattttaaaaaattattcatgtcatcACCGGTCATGCCACATGAGATTTAGAGATTTGCTCAGCTCCCCGGAAAACTGATTGTTGGGCAAATTTATGATCTTGACCGAAGGAAGTATAATGAGAGACAGGGGAATGCTGCCTTCCAGTGATCTTGACCAAAGGAAGTACCGCGGATCTAGATTCACAAGGCTTAGAAGTTTTTCCCATCGGGGAATTAATTTCTGTTAGAGAATTGTGGAATAGCATAGTCCGTCTCAGATTCTCGGACACACTGAACGAAGGAACTGAACTTGTAAGATTATCTAAAGACAAGTCCAAATAAGTCAGCTTTGACGGGTTCTCCATCGAGCTTGGGGTCAATCCACTCAATCTGCAATTAGAAAATTCCAATCTCGACAATTTTCTAAGATTACCCATTGAATCTGGAAGCCTCCCTGAAATACTCGTGTTACTCAGCACCAGATTCTCAAGAGAACTATCCTCTGGAAAATTGGGCAGAGTACCCTGAAGAAGTTGGTTGCCTGATAAGGATCTGGAGTATCTGCAGCTGAAAAATTTTACTAGGAAACTCCCCATAGAACCCACAATAACTCAGACACAGAGTAGTTAGATTGGTGAATCTGGTAAGGAACTCAGCAAATGTGGTTGACAGGTTGTTGCCATTGATTTAAATGAATGACAAATGATGAAGATTCACGAGAGAAGAGTCAGCAGGATTAGAGAGAAAGCAATTAGACATGCCCAGCACCTCAAGTTTTTGCACTGAAGAGGACAATGCATTGCACCACTCGTTTCCCCGGGAAGACAGGTTGATGCCGTCAAGATGTCACTGTCGTAGCACCATGAGATTTCCAATCATGGTTTCAAATTGGGATTCTTGAGCTTTTGTGTATTAGTTCTAgggaaataaagaagagaaagatcAAGAATGCTTAACTTCCTCAACCGCGCTAACTCCACCAAAATCTGCCTGGAGAATCCAGCATTGGACGAGTTCAGATGAACCAGGCCAATGAGATTTGTGAAGCCAGACGGAATTGCAgagaatttgaaattgttgaaagCCAAGTTTAGCTTTTGAAGATGCTCTAATCTAAAGAGACTCGATGAACCGTTAATATTGCAAGAGATTGATTCAAAGCTGAAGTCTAGTTCGATGACCTTTCTGTCCTCGTCGCACGTCACACCATTCCAAGGGCGAGCATTATGATTTTACATGACCAGCTTGGAAGATCGGGATGCATCGAATACAAGGTTATTTTTCAACTCAACCAGCAGCAATTCTTGATTGCCGAAACATAGACTAGAAGCCGGTACCAAATAGATTCCGAAGAAATTGGTACATATGAATGGCAAGAGAAGCCACAACAAATGCGAGGTTCTCGTTGAGTGCAATTTCGATACTATTTGACAGAGTTTGCGAGTTTACTCATGCAAGATGTGCTGATGTTATGGGAAGGCAGATGAACATGAACCTCCTCGTATGGGATTCCAATGGAGCTGTATTTGGTCTAATTCATATCACATCGtatcattaattttttggtcCTCATGCGCGACTATCTTAAGTTGACTTGACTTGGATTGCAAATTCATTAAGCAACTTGGTTGAGCCAGTGCTGGCCTTCAGTGGTTCTTGACTGTGGATGCAAATTTTTCAATGATCTCGCTAACGTTGCCACATTCAATATCGACTTGAGCTACTTGACGGAGTAATATGGGCAAGTGTAGATACCACCGGAACAAATGGCGCACGAGTACTTTGGtagcccatttttctttttgtttgatgttATCCTATACCTATTTCACAATACACTTTTCTGAGTAGGTTGCGAAACATCGCTCCCTCACTTACGCATCCTCACCTCAATGCCGAGAATGATGGAAAATGAACTCCATACCTCCCCATTTTTAAGTGGGAAAAGTCGCCACTTGAGCAATTCCAATAGTTATAGTTTTCTAGCCCTTGCTCCTTCATTTCTGTTGCtgttttctttcacttttttttttttaccctacTTAAGACATTCACCTCAAAGTTGACTAGAGAATGCAAAATGGATATTTCTGTGGTGCTAAAATTCCGCATAAGACGGACAAAAATGGAAATTGTTCCGTGCGTTGTTAGTTAGTAACAACggtaataaatttaatattttgatgatGAGTTGATtacaaactaaataataatttttccatcatCAAACTGAATAGTAGATTATCACTTACTTACATTTTACAAGCAGGTGCATAAATGTTTCTAAGTTATCAATGAAATATCAACTTTACCACTCATAAAACACAATATTAGCATaccacttgtttttttttttatttgaacaaGGGGGGCCCATTTGTAAGTTACtaattaaataacaaatttatcactCACAAAAGCCAATAATATATTGTcactttttttgtgattttataaGTGGCCGTATAAATGTTTGTAATCACCAATGAAGTAGAACCTTTACTATCCACAaacctaataaaaaattactacTTGTTTTGGTTTTTACAAGTAGGCACATAGCTGTTTCTATGTtgtcaataaaataacaattttaccaTTAACAATACCAGATAGTAGATCCGCATCTGTTTTTAGATTTTGCATGTGGGCACGTAAGTGTTTGTAGGCAAGCATGGTAGTCCATTACCACTTGTTGCAAGTTTTAAATGTGGGAGCATCATTATTGGTAGGTTATCAATgaaaaaacaattttattatgtaTAAAACCCAGAAGTGGGCAGGTAAGAtaccaataaaataacaattttaccaCATTACCGAtatactcaaaaataatttactaCTTGATTTTAGATTATACAAGTGGACAGGTAGCCGTCTGTAAGTTGttaatgaaataattattttaccaTCCAAAAATCTTAATACTAGATTCTCactgattttttataatttacaaGTGAGTGCACGACAATTTAAAAGTTACTAATGAAACTACAAATTTACTATCCATAGACCCACTGGTAGATTATCACTTATTGCGTTATGATTGAGTTATGAGTAGTGAATACACAACATAATTGGAAAGCTACTAGAACATTGATGGTCGTCAGTTGCTAATACTGTTGCAAAATCAAGTCAATATACATGACCAGCAGGTAACAGGTTGCGCGATTTTACCACCGTTATTCATAATTTGTGGATGTTGCTACAAATTTACTGTTGAACGGAATTTTCTTGTACGGGCCACGGAATGCGAGACACTTCCTCGTGATTCTTAGACAACTTAttgtgagccaaaaaaaaaaaaaaagtagcaccGTCCTTCCCTACTCTCAACATTAGCAAAGCTTCCTCTTctagttttctttcttccaCAGACGTCCATATGGAGTGTCCACGTCAGTTTGATCCCTAACAGcaaatcaacattttttttaacgGCATTTAATccacttgagaaaaaaaaaaatcatcgctGTAACTCCTCAAAATTGGACAGAGACCCTTTTATAAATATGAGGACcattttgaagaaaagaaaagtaaaaaaacaattttgaatttcaagtaAGAGTACAGGGTTCTGATAGCGTCTTCCTTCTATCCTACTATATTTCATGTTTTATATTCTTCTAGTTACAAAGAGGATAAGTTTTGGACGATTCTACTGTTCCGTGAAATAAGGGATATGTGCTctgaaagttctaaaatttacaaaaaaatgcaagcaaattctaaaacttgctaaattagtacaatcaagtcattGTGTTAACTTCGTTCATTtagattaatgaaaaatgttgacgttgcctttttttatattttctctctcctacgtggCGATGACGTGGCAAAAACATGGAACACaaagctaaaaaaatatttttggattaattttttactttttaattaaaattaaaattaaataaaataaaaagtatttaaaaaacaccaaaaaaaaaaaaaaaaaaaaaaaagagctaagGGCAAGGGGGCAAGCTCTTGTCGGTGCCGCCCCCATTGCTGAGCTCCCAAATTAATAATCATAAGTTATTAAAACAATGtgaaataatgcaaaaaaataaaaaacacaaacaaaaacaaaaaggttgGTAAGTAGGCTCCAGTAAAACTTGGTAGCTCAAACAATCTTGTGATAAGTTCTTCATATTTTCTAACCATCGCCAATTATGGCTGGTGGGGGCTGCTGCCACTAAGTCCTCCACCCCTTCTCGTGCATCTCAGGATCCCACTTTTGTCGTCTACATTTTGCTTCCTTTTtgttattataaaatataattaatttcctttgattttaacattattgaTTTGTACTTTTTGATaacaagaaaaatatcatcTTAGCATACCACATCTAACATACTAGGAGTTATTAAGAAGAATTGGGTAGAGTTAGAGGACttgatatcaatatatatatatatatatatatatatatatatatatatatttgaaggATTCAATTGCTCAAGCAACAAAAGTGTAAATACTCTATATGCAGATCAATAAACAAAACGTCTTTTTAAAGGTGATGGAGAATTATGAAGAgaacaaacaaaggaaaatactttttctTGAGTTTAATAACTGAACCTTAGCTGAAATCTTCATGGACGTAAGTGTCTGAGCAATACTTTATCCCATAATCGATAATAAGCAAATCTCCAAGATTTGATTGACGCTAACGAACCACAAAATATCCAGAAGCCAACCACGAATCCAAGCGATATGCCCATGTAAAACCACTTCTCGCTATCATCACTGTCGCCGGCATTGCCTTCAAAGGAATCTGAGCGATTTGTTCCCTTGCTATTGGGATCTGAGCATTCTGTGGGTAGCGGTGGTCCACACAATCTGGCGTTGCCTTCGAAGGCATCTTTTGAAAAGGTGGAAAATTGTTTGGCTGCTGGAATGCTACCTTCAAGCTTATTGTATGAGAGGTTCAGGAAGGCAAGAAAAGTAAGATCTGAAAGCTGTTGGGGAATCGTCCCATTGAGGTCGTTCCATGAAAGGTCCAAGGACTCAAACTGTTGCAAGTGTCCTAGGGATGAAGGAATTGGCCCTGAGAATCCATTCTTTGATAAGTTGAGGAAATAAAGCGCTTTCAGATCCCCAAGAATGTCAGGTATTGGACCCTCGAAATCATTGCATGAGAAGTCGATTGAGGTGAAAAGAGTCAAGATCTTCACCAGCTCCAATTGCAGACCCTTGATGGTGACGCTTATCGTGTCCTGATGATAGAGTCCGGAAAGGAATGGATACTGGATACGATTCATGTCTACATGAGCCTTCATAGCCTCCCAAGTTGTGAGGTATTTAGAAGGCAGAGTGCCATTGaaattgttggaagatatgtcTACAATTTGAAGCATCTTCGAAGTGCCACTAGTCTCCGGACATCCAACCCCTCCATGGAACTTGTTGGATCGTAACACGAGTACACGTAGACTTGCAATGCTCTTCAATTGACATGGATACACGTCATCAATCTGGTTGTTTCCGACGTCTAAAACCTCCAGAGTTGTGCAATTTGCCAATGACTCTGGGAACTGCCCTCGTAATAGATTAGAGCTGAGATCCAAAGTCTTCAAACCACATGTTTCGGGGAAATTGATAATGCCACCGTTCAAGGCATTGTCTCGCAGATTTAATACCTTGAGAGACTCCATCACTAAGCAGTCAGGAATATTTCCCGTCAAATTATTATGAGATAGGTCGAGCACCTTGAGATATTCAGCATAGCAAATTGATTCTGGGATAGACCCCTGGAAATTGTTATTGGACAGCGAGAAGAATATTGCCACAGAAAGATTCGTACCAATAGCAGGTGGAATGACTGAAGTGAAGTTGTTACTCGAGAAGTCCAAGTGAGTGGCAAATGGCGGCAGTGGTAATGTTTGTCCACGGAGGCTGTTATTATGGAGGTCAAGAACATACAGAGAAGCAGAAGTGAGATCAAGCGACGgtgtttcaatttctttgagCAAATTAGACGAAATATTGAGATACAGAAGATTTTGAAGCCCCCATATCCATTGCGGTATCTTGCCCTGAATCCAATTGCGAGAGAGGTCTAGATATAACAATCTGTGTTGCTCAGCAAGGAACTCTGGTAAAATCGTCAAATGGCAAGAAGCCAACTTTAAAGTTGTAAGGTTAGGGAATGAAGATGCCTAGGAAGCAGTATTTGTGGCATAAATGGAAAAACTATTGTAGGAAAGATCCAAATAAGAAAGATTTCTCAGCTGCTGAACCAAATTAATGTCGAATGAGCCACTGAAATTATTGGAAGAAAGCGAGAGGTACTTGAGCTCTCGGAATTCCCATACAGACTTTGGTAGTTCTCCTCCTATATTGTTGTTGCTCAAATCAAGCGTAACCAGTTTGTGCGGTGTAGCATTAGAAAATTCCTTCACTTGACCAGAAAATTGGTTGTTGGAAAGTTTAAGCTTCTGAATCAATGGAAGTGTGAACAGAGATGAAGGAATATTTCCTTTCAGTAAATTGAATCGCAGATCGAGAATAAGAAGACTCGAGAGATATTCCCATTGGGTTGAATTAATCGGACCAGTCAGATTATTGCGGGACAAATTGATTTGTGTCATATTCTTGGACTTGCTGAGGGATGGAATTGAACCAGTAAAATTGTTGAATGAGAAGTCCAGATAAGCCAGTTGCGAAAGATTGGCGAAAGAGCTTGGGATATTTCCATCAAAGCTGCAATTCACCAATTCTATTCGTGACAAATTTCTCAGATTACCAAATGATTCTGGGAGCCTCCCGGAAATATTCGTGAAACTAAGAACCAGTTTCTGAAGAGAACCATTCTCTGGAAATCTGGGCGAAGAACCCTGAAGGAGTTCGTTGAATGATAGGTCAATGGTCTGAAGTTTTTGTACCTTGAAGATTTCTTGAGGAAATTCTCCCTGCAGGCCACAATTACTGAGATGCAGAGTAGTTAAATTggagaagttggaaaagaaCTCCGGTACAGTGGTAGACAGATTATTGTTGCCCAGTTTAATCACTGACAGAGAACGAAGTTTCACAAGGGAAGAGCAAGAATCAATGGGACCTGATAAATAACAATTCGTCATGCTCAACACTTGAAGCTTCAGCAGCGAAGAAGACAACGCATTGCACAATTCATTGCCCGTGGCTGACACGTTCACTCCATCAAGGTACAACTCTCTCAGCTCGATAAGATTCCCAACAAGCATCTTTAGATTTGGATTCTTGAGTTTCAGTGAAGTGAGCCCAGGAAAATAAAGCATGGATACGTCAAGAGTAACCAACCTTGTCAAATGTGATATTCCAATGGGAACCTGTCCTGTGAAGCCCGCATTTGAAAGATTCAGGTGCACCAAATTGGTGAGATTACTGAACCCAGGTGGGATCTCCAGAGACTGGAAGCGGTTGAAGGCCAAATTCAGCCTCCGAAGATACTTGAGTCTGAAAAGACTTGATGAATCGTTAACTCCGCCAGCAATACTCTCGTTGCTCAGATCAAGCCCCGTCACTTGGCCCCCTTCGCACTTCACGCCGTCCCAAGAATCATTGCTCTGATTCCATCTGACCAATTTCGAGGACAAAGAAGCAGTGAAGTTGAGGCTAATCTTCAATTCCAGCAGCAGCGATTTCTGATCGCTGGCGAGACACTGCCCCGAAACCAAGATCCTGCCTATGCTGAAGGGGTTGGTTTGCGCGAGTATTAAGACCAGCCATAGGAGGAGCCAAATCCTCATTTGTTTCTAGCAGATCAGGAGACACTCCTGTAATTGAGAGAACCAGCTGCTCTGAGTTCAGGAAACCCAAAGCCCATGTTGCGGctagcaggaggaggaggaggaaaacaGGGGACGGTTCAGAGTGGGAACACGAGGAACAGTCAAAGTAAGCGCCTGCCGGAGGGGACGACTTTGTCAAATGTATCTACAAATCTAATAGTAAAATTAGcacttttaatatatatatataaactttgcAAGAAGGCACATAACTGTTTGTAAGTTACTAATGAAATAATATTTTACCATTCACAAGCTCAATAGTAAATATATATCATAGGTGGTAAGCTATTAGAACATTGACAATCGAAAGTGCCCAACATAGTTGCACAATCAAGTTAATTTACTTAATCAATAGGTAGCAAGTTGGATGATTAAGTACtgttatttaaaatttatggatGGTGTTACAGGTCTACTATTGAATGAAAACTATTCTATGGGGGTCAAACGGAATGTTGGACACTTCTTCGTGATCCTTAGACGACTCATCATGACCGAAAAATGAGTACAGGTTTCCATGCCATTTTCTTCGGTCCGACTGTACAGGGCATTTTATATGATAGCTACTTTGCaatcttctcttgtttaataaTTTCCAGGCTACAAAGAGGATcaacttttggacaattttggtTGTGAAACACAATACGGAACATTGTTCCATGCTGTTGAATTTGTGTAAGAGTTGGCGATTGTAAAACCCCGTTGGTCGCAAAAATTGACCCGTGACTTGCTTGGTCTGTACGTTAGTAACGTTCAGTcagcttttttttcttttttctttttttaagtaccggctttatttgattctttgaAGTTAATGATTATTCTCTAATTTACCATCATTAATTTTCTTAAGCTACAAGCCTGTTAAAgttacaaattttcaaaacaaaactacCAACCTTAATTTGAGTAGCTTAGcaacatttatcttatttttccaatttaacaACCATTTCAATAGtgtatgaaatttaattaagtcAAATACAAACATGATAAGCTTACACATAagagtttattatttttttaataaaagtttAGTAGCTTTAGGTTGTAGATTATCGAATTAATTGTTGATTAATAAATAATCATATAGAGGTTAGTAATTGAGTTAAATAAAGTTAATGATTTCATAAAAAAGGCTATAAGTTTAAATTCCATTGATAAATTATGGTTAAGAGTTGGTAAGGGTTTGTTTGGTAATTGGCTAATTCTTTGctatttctattcatttgttttcctgaacaaaaaagaatggaaaattgTTTAATAATGGCCAAggaattgatttggaacataataaaaaagttgaaaaaagttacttttttgtgtctggaaacaattctagaaacaagccattttcttttcttttcttcttcttccacctcTAGTTGGTTGCCTGAGCTCGGTGATGGCCATCAATTGGCTAGAGACATGGTCCGGCAAGCTTGTTGGCCCTTGGCAAGATTGGGCTTCGCTTGACTATGGCAAGGCTCCCTTGAGGCCGATGAGGTCGCC harbors:
- the LOC108959212 gene encoding receptor-like protein 7; translated protein: MRIWLLLWLVLILAQTNPFSIGRILVSGQCLASDQKSLLLELKISLNFTASLSSKLVRWNQSNDSWDGVKCEGGQVTGLDLSNESIAGGVNDSSSLFRLKYLRRLNLAFNRFQSLEIPPGFSNLTNLVHLNLSNAGFTGQVPIGISHLTRLVTLDVSMLYFPGLTSLKLKNPNLKMLVGNLIELRELYLDGVNVSATGNELCNALSSSLLKLQVLSMTNCYLSGPIDSCSSLVKLRSLSVIKLGNNNLSTTVPEFFSNFSNLTTLHLSNCGLQGEFPQEIFKVQKLQTIDLSFNELLQGSSPRFPENGSLQKLVLSFTNISGRLPESFGNLRNLSRIELVNCSFDGNIPSSFANLSQLAYLDFSFNNFTGSIPSLSKSKNMTQINLSRNNLTGPINSTQWEYLSSLLILDLRFNLLKGNIPSSLFTLPLIQKLKLSNNQFSGQVKEFSNATPHKLVTLDLSNNNIGGELPKSVWEFRELKYLSLSSNNFSGSFDINLASSFPNLTTLKLASCHLTILPEFLAEQHRLLYLDLSRNWIQGKIPQWIWGLQNLLYLNISSNLLKEIETPSLDLTSASLYVLDLHNNSLRGQTLPLPPFATHLDFSSNNFTSVIPPAIGTNLSVAIFFSLSNNNFQGSIPESICYAEYLKVLDLSHNNLTGNIPDCLVMESLKVLNLRDNALNGGIINFPETCGLKTLDLSSNLLRGQFPESLANCTTLEVLDVGNNQIDDVYPCQLKSIASLRVLVLRSNKFHGGVGCPETSGTSKMLQIVDISSNNFNGTLPSKYLTTWEAMKAHVDMNRIQYPFLSGLYHQDTISVTIKGLQLELVKILTLFTSIDFSCNDFEGPIPDILGDLKALYFLNLSKNGFSGPIPSSLGHLQQFESLDLSWNDLNGTIPQQLSDLTFLAFLNLSYNKLEGSIPAAKQFSTFSKDAFEGNARLCGPPLPTECSDPNSKGTNRSDSFEGNAGDSDDSEKWFYMGISLGFVVGFWIFCGSLASIKSWRFAYYRLWDKVLLRHLRP